From the Pseudomonas putida genome, one window contains:
- a CDS encoding efflux RND transporter permease subunit codes for MFERLIQFAIEQRLVVMLAVVLMAAVGIHSYQKLPIDAVPDITNVQVQINTAAPGYTPLETEQRITFAIETAMAGLPGLKQTRSLSRSGLSQVTVIFDDGTDIFFARQLVNERLQVAREQLPEGIEASMGPISTGLGEIFLWTVEAKQGALKDDGTPYTPTDLRVIQDWIIKPQLRNVPGVAEVNSIGGHAKQYLIAPEPKRLAAYKLTLNDLIAALERNNANVGAGYIERNGEQLLIRAPGQVATAEDIANIVISSVDGTPIRVSNVAQVGLGEELRSGAATENGREVVLGTVFMLIGENSRTVSQAVAAKLAEINRNLPEGVVAVTVYDRTHLVEKAIATVKKNLVEGAILVIAVLFLFLGNIRAALITAMVIPLSMLFTFTGMFSNKVSANLMSLGALDFGIIVDGAVVIVENAIRRLAHAQQRHGRMLTRAERFHEVFAAAREARRPLIYGQLIIMVVYLPIFALTGVEGKMFHPMAFTVVMALLGAMILSVTFVPAAIALFVTGKVKEEEGVVMRTARQRYAPVLDWVLGRRKLAFAAAAGLVLLSGVVASRMGSEFIPSLSEGDFALQALRVPGTSLSQSVDMQQRLEQAIVAQVPEVERVFARTGTAEIASDPMPPNISDAYVMLRPREQWGDPGKPREELIAEVQRAAASVPGSNHELSQPIQLRFNELISGVRSDVAVKVFGDDMDVLNRTAAQIASSLQQVPGASEVKVEQTTGLPVLTIDIDRDKAARHGLNVGDVQDAIAIAVGGRTAGTLYEGDRRFDMVVRLPETLRTDVDGLGSLLIPVPASAAAGAAQIGFIPLSQVATLNLQLGPNQVSREDGKRVVVVSANVRGRDLGSFVEQAEQVLREQVQIPAGYWTRWGGQFEQLQSAAERLRVVVPVSLLLVMALLLMMFNNLKDGLLVFTGIPFALTGGVLALWLRDIPLSISAGVGFIALSGVAVLNGLVMIAFIRSLREEGRGLRAAVEEGALTRLRPVLMTALVASLGFIPMALATGTGAEVQRPLATVVIGGILSSTALTLLVLPALYQWAYRREED; via the coding sequence ATGTTCGAACGCCTGATCCAATTCGCCATCGAGCAGCGCCTGGTGGTGATGCTCGCCGTGGTGCTGATGGCTGCCGTGGGCATCCACAGCTACCAGAAACTGCCGATCGATGCGGTGCCTGATATCACCAACGTTCAGGTGCAGATCAACACCGCTGCGCCGGGCTATACGCCGCTGGAGACCGAGCAGCGCATCACCTTCGCCATCGAGACCGCCATGGCTGGCCTGCCGGGCCTTAAACAGACCCGCTCGCTGTCGCGCTCGGGGCTGTCGCAGGTGACGGTGATCTTCGACGATGGCACCGATATCTTCTTTGCCCGGCAACTGGTCAACGAGCGCCTGCAGGTAGCTCGCGAGCAATTGCCCGAAGGCATCGAGGCCAGCATGGGCCCGATCTCCACGGGGTTGGGGGAAATCTTCCTGTGGACCGTGGAGGCCAAGCAGGGCGCGCTCAAGGACGACGGCACCCCCTACACGCCAACCGACCTGCGGGTGATTCAGGACTGGATCATCAAGCCGCAGTTGCGCAATGTGCCCGGCGTCGCCGAGGTCAACAGCATCGGCGGCCACGCCAAGCAGTATCTGATCGCCCCCGAGCCCAAGCGGCTGGCGGCCTACAAGCTCACCCTCAACGACCTGATCGCGGCGCTGGAACGCAACAATGCCAACGTCGGCGCTGGCTACATCGAGCGCAACGGCGAACAGTTGCTGATCCGTGCGCCGGGGCAGGTCGCCACGGCCGAGGATATCGCCAACATCGTCATCTCCAGCGTCGACGGCACGCCGATCCGCGTCAGCAACGTCGCGCAGGTCGGCCTGGGCGAAGAGCTGCGCTCCGGCGCGGCCACCGAGAACGGCCGCGAAGTGGTGTTGGGCACGGTATTCATGCTGATTGGCGAGAACAGCCGCACGGTGTCCCAGGCGGTGGCGGCCAAGCTCGCCGAGATCAACCGCAATCTGCCCGAGGGCGTGGTCGCAGTGACGGTTTACGACCGTACCCACCTGGTGGAAAAGGCCATTGCCACGGTGAAGAAGAACCTGGTCGAAGGCGCGATCCTGGTGATTGCCGTGCTGTTTCTGTTTCTCGGCAACATCCGCGCTGCGCTGATCACGGCCATGGTCATCCCGCTGTCGATGCTGTTCACCTTCACCGGCATGTTCAGCAACAAGGTCAGTGCCAACCTGATGAGCCTCGGCGCCCTGGACTTCGGCATCATCGTCGATGGTGCGGTGGTGATCGTCGAAAACGCCATCCGCCGCCTGGCCCATGCCCAGCAGCGCCATGGCCGCATGCTGACCCGTGCCGAACGCTTCCACGAGGTGTTCGCCGCTGCCCGCGAGGCGCGTCGGCCGCTGATCTACGGGCAACTGATCATCATGGTGGTGTACCTGCCGATCTTTGCCCTGACTGGGGTCGAGGGCAAGATGTTCCACCCGATGGCCTTCACCGTGGTGATGGCACTGCTGGGTGCCATGATCCTGTCGGTGACTTTCGTGCCGGCGGCCATCGCGCTGTTCGTCACCGGCAAGGTCAAGGAGGAAGAGGGTGTGGTCATGCGCACCGCTCGCCAGCGTTATGCGCCGGTGCTCGACTGGGTGCTGGGGCGGCGCAAGCTGGCGTTCGCCGCCGCTGCGGGGCTGGTGCTGCTGTCCGGGGTGGTGGCCAGCCGCATGGGCAGCGAGTTCATCCCCAGCCTCAGCGAAGGCGATTTCGCCTTGCAGGCACTGCGCGTGCCAGGCACCAGCCTGTCGCAGTCGGTGGACATGCAACAGCGCCTGGAGCAGGCGATCGTCGCCCAGGTGCCGGAAGTGGAGCGGGTGTTCGCCCGCACCGGCACCGCCGAGATCGCCTCCGACCCCATGCCGCCGAACATCTCCGATGCCTACGTGATGCTGCGCCCGCGCGAGCAGTGGGGCGACCCTGGCAAGCCGCGCGAGGAACTGATTGCCGAGGTCCAGCGCGCTGCAGCCAGCGTGCCGGGTAGCAACCACGAGCTGTCGCAGCCTATCCAGTTGCGTTTCAACGAGCTGATTTCAGGTGTGCGCAGCGATGTCGCGGTGAAAGTGTTCGGTGATGACATGGACGTGCTCAACCGCACCGCCGCGCAGATCGCCAGCAGCTTGCAACAGGTGCCCGGCGCCTCGGAAGTGAAGGTCGAACAGACCACCGGCCTGCCGGTGCTGACCATCGACATCGACCGCGACAAGGCCGCACGTCATGGCCTGAATGTGGGTGACGTGCAGGACGCCATTGCCATTGCCGTTGGCGGGCGCACGGCGGGCACGCTGTATGAGGGCGATCGCCGCTTCGACATGGTGGTGCGCCTGCCCGAAACCCTGCGTACCGATGTCGATGGCCTGGGCAGCCTGCTGATTCCGGTACCCGCCAGCGCAGCGGCCGGCGCGGCACAGATCGGCTTCATCCCGCTGTCGCAGGTGGCCACGTTGAACCTGCAACTGGGGCCGAACCAGGTCAGCCGCGAGGATGGCAAACGCGTGGTGGTGGTCAGCGCCAACGTGCGTGGGCGTGATCTTGGCTCGTTCGTCGAGCAGGCCGAGCAGGTCTTGCGCGAGCAGGTACAGATCCCGGCGGGTTACTGGACCCGCTGGGGCGGGCAGTTCGAGCAGTTGCAGTCGGCGGCCGAGCGGCTGCGGGTGGTGGTGCCGGTTTCGCTGTTGTTGGTGATGGCGTTGCTGCTGATGATGTTCAACAACCTCAAGGACGGCCTGCTGGTGTTCACCGGCATTCCGTTTGCCTTGACCGGCGGGGTGCTGGCGCTGTGGTTACGGGATATCCCGCTGTCGATTTCCGCAGGGGTGGGCTTCATTGCCTTGTCAGGTGTGGCGGTGCTCAATGGCCTGGTGATGATTGCCTTTATCCGCAGCCTGCGAGAGGAAGGGCGCGGTTTGCGTGCGGCGGTCGAGGAGGGGGCTTTGACGCGCTTGCGGCCGGTGTTGATGACCGCGTTGGTGGCGTCGTTGGGGTTCATTCCGATGGCCTTGGCGACAGGGACCGGGGCCGAGGTGCAGCGGCCGCTGGCGACGGTGGTGATTGGCGGGATCCTGTCGTCTACGGCGCTGACCTTGCTGGTGTTGCCGGCCTTGTATCAATGGGCATACAGGCGCGAAGAGGATTGA
- a CDS encoding MFS transporter yields the protein MSASHEVSPATLRRVIAASAIGNFVEWFDFAVYGFLATLIASQFFASEDASVALLKTFAVFAVAFALRPLGGIVFGALGDRLGRKRILSLTILLMAGSTTLIGLLPTYASIGLAAPVLLTLARCLQGFSAGGEYAGACAYLMEHAPRNKRAFYGSFVPVSTFSAFACAAVIAYGLEASLSAEAMAAWGWRIPFLVAAPLGLVGLYLRWRMEETPAFREAVAQGKEHEHSPLKETLRHHGRAIRNLGMFISLTALSFYMFTTYFATYLQLVGNLTRAQSLLVTTVALLFAAVGCPLAGAFSDRVGRRKTIGFTCLWVMVCVFPAYWLASSGSMSGALLGVILLAVGALCSGVVTAALLSESFPTRTRYTASAITYNVAYTLFGGTAPLVATWLIGQTGSSLAPAFYLVVIALVALVGGLALPETSRISLHDEAGVDVSPAVRASS from the coding sequence ATGTCTGCATCGCATGAGGTATCCCCCGCCACTCTGCGCAGGGTCATCGCCGCCTCGGCCATCGGCAACTTCGTCGAATGGTTCGACTTCGCCGTCTATGGCTTCCTCGCCACGCTGATCGCCAGCCAATTCTTCGCCAGCGAAGATGCCAGCGTCGCCCTGCTCAAGACCTTCGCCGTGTTTGCCGTGGCCTTCGCCTTGCGCCCGCTCGGCGGCATCGTGTTCGGCGCACTCGGCGACCGCCTGGGGCGCAAGCGCATCCTGTCGCTGACCATCCTGCTGATGGCCGGCTCCACCACCTTGATCGGCCTGCTGCCGACCTATGCCAGCATCGGCCTTGCCGCTCCGGTGCTGCTGACCCTGGCGCGCTGCCTGCAGGGCTTCTCCGCCGGTGGTGAATACGCCGGCGCCTGCGCCTACTTGATGGAACATGCGCCACGGAACAAGCGTGCGTTCTATGGCAGCTTCGTGCCGGTCTCGACCTTCTCCGCCTTTGCCTGTGCGGCGGTGATCGCCTATGGCCTGGAGGCCAGCCTGTCGGCCGAGGCCATGGCGGCCTGGGGCTGGCGCATTCCGTTCCTGGTGGCCGCGCCGCTGGGGCTGGTGGGCTTGTACCTGCGCTGGCGCATGGAGGAAACCCCGGCATTTCGCGAGGCCGTCGCCCAAGGCAAGGAGCATGAACATTCGCCGCTCAAGGAGACCCTGCGCCACCACGGCCGGGCGATTCGCAACCTGGGCATGTTCATCTCGCTGACAGCGCTGTCGTTCTACATGTTCACCACTTACTTCGCCACCTACCTGCAACTGGTCGGCAACCTGACCCGGGCGCAGTCGTTGCTGGTGACCACCGTGGCGTTGCTGTTCGCGGCCGTTGGCTGCCCGCTGGCCGGAGCCTTTTCGGACCGGGTCGGGCGGCGCAAGACCATTGGCTTCACCTGCCTGTGGGTGATGGTTTGCGTGTTCCCCGCTTACTGGCTGGCCAGCTCCGGGTCGATGTCGGGGGCGCTGCTGGGGGTGATCCTGCTGGCGGTGGGAGCTCTGTGCAGTGGCGTGGTGACGGCGGCGTTGCTGTCGGAAAGCTTCCCGACCCGTACCCGCTATACCGCTTCGGCGATCACCTACAACGTGGCCTACACCTTGTTTGGCGGTACTGCGCCGCTGGTAGCGACCTGGTTGATCGGGCAGACCGGCAGCAGCCTGGCGCCGGCGTTCTACCTGGTAGTGATTGCGCTGGTGGCGCTTGTGGGCGGGTTGGCGTTGCCGGAGACATCGCGGATATCGTTGCATGATGAAGCTGGGGTTGATGTGAGCCCGGCAGTCCGCGCTTCGAGCTGA
- a CDS encoding TonB-dependent receptor, translated as MLRNTSLVLLMGTCTFAWADDAAVELNATTIDGERDAPSGVQLDVPISTGSRLGLTARETPASVSVSDRRIIEERGAKDSQDVINAMTGVNASANPGYGGFVSYRGFTQNQVTQLYNGINLGYSSATRPVDAWVLDRVELLGGPSSFLHGAGAVGGSINYITKTASRDQQIIDGRVRYGSYDDSEVAFGINQALASNSADARHFMRLDFSHTGSNGYIDRNQRKTDSLAFSLLSDLTPDLTHTLALEYQEDREDSPYWGAPILPGRSTMKIDNSRRFENYNVADGRYEQRVRWLRSMLDYQVNDSTSVHNTLYHYSAQRDYRNVERYSYTGDGNVQRGSPYLQRHEQSVLGDRIELRHDNQLFGLASQWSLGLDYSHMRQTVYPTSGSWTDVVDPDHFDPGSFYDIPGVNAGLTKQRRHVTSNRAVFAENRLQLTERLALLTALRYDYLDMEVTNYGAVTPTSPAFFERRWEPLSGRVGLTYELTPSASLYAQYSTAADLPAGSLAAATYANVGTFDLSKGEQWEVGSKFDFLEGRGAATVALYQIVRKDFAVRDSSNPNLTVQAGQQTSRGVELSGRLQVTPKLLAEGNYAYVDAQYDEFNEAVNGVSVSRKGNAPVNVPANVANLWLTYSFTSAWAAGVDARYVGSVYADNANTLKAPAYTLFGTFARYRLDEHTTITGRVRNLTDEVYAKQAYGLQYYMGAPRTFEVAVDMRF; from the coding sequence ATGCTCCGCAATACCTCCCTGGTGCTCCTCATGGGCACCTGCACCTTTGCCTGGGCGGACGATGCCGCCGTCGAACTCAACGCCACCACCATCGATGGCGAGCGCGATGCACCCTCCGGTGTGCAACTGGACGTGCCCATCAGCACCGGCTCGCGCCTTGGCCTCACCGCGCGGGAAACCCCCGCGTCGGTCAGCGTATCGGACCGCCGCATCATCGAAGAACGCGGCGCCAAGGACAGCCAGGATGTGATCAACGCCATGACCGGCGTGAACGCATCGGCCAACCCCGGCTATGGCGGTTTCGTCAGCTACCGCGGCTTCACCCAGAACCAGGTGACCCAGCTCTACAACGGCATCAACCTCGGCTACAGCAGCGCCACCCGGCCGGTGGACGCCTGGGTGCTGGACCGCGTCGAGCTGCTCGGCGGGCCATCGTCCTTCCTGCATGGCGCAGGCGCCGTGGGTGGCTCGATCAACTACATCACCAAGACCGCCAGCCGCGACCAGCAGATCATCGATGGGCGCGTACGCTACGGCAGCTACGACGACTCGGAAGTGGCCTTCGGGATCAACCAGGCACTGGCCAGCAACTCGGCCGATGCCCGCCATTTCATGCGCCTGGATTTCAGCCACACCGGCAGCAATGGCTACATCGACCGTAACCAGCGCAAGACCGACAGCCTGGCGTTTTCCCTACTCAGCGACCTGACGCCCGACCTGACCCACACCCTGGCGCTGGAATACCAGGAGGACCGCGAAGACAGCCCCTATTGGGGCGCGCCGATCCTGCCGGGGCGCAGCACCATGAAGATCGACAACAGCCGCCGCTTCGAGAACTACAACGTCGCCGATGGCCGCTACGAGCAGCGGGTGCGCTGGCTGCGCTCGATGCTCGATTACCAGGTCAACGACAGCACCAGCGTGCACAACACCCTGTACCACTACAGCGCCCAGCGCGACTACCGTAACGTCGAGCGCTACAGCTACACCGGCGACGGCAATGTGCAGCGTGGCAGCCCTTACCTGCAGCGCCATGAGCAAAGCGTGCTGGGCGACCGCATCGAACTGCGCCACGACAACCAGCTGTTCGGTCTGGCCAGCCAGTGGTCGCTGGGCCTGGACTACTCGCACATGCGCCAGACCGTGTACCCGACGTCCGGGAGCTGGACCGATGTGGTCGACCCGGACCACTTCGACCCGGGCAGTTTCTACGACATCCCCGGGGTGAACGCCGGGCTGACCAAGCAGCGCCGGCATGTCACCAGCAACCGCGCCGTGTTCGCCGAAAACCGCCTGCAACTGACCGAGCGCCTGGCCTTGCTCACGGCCCTGCGTTACGACTACCTGGACATGGAGGTGACCAACTACGGCGCGGTGACACCGACCTCGCCAGCGTTCTTCGAGCGGCGCTGGGAACCGCTGTCCGGTCGCGTCGGCCTGACCTACGAACTGACGCCGTCGGCCAGCCTCTATGCCCAGTACAGCACCGCCGCCGACCTGCCAGCCGGTTCGCTGGCAGCGGCCACCTACGCCAACGTCGGCACCTTCGACCTGTCCAAGGGCGAGCAATGGGAAGTGGGCAGCAAGTTCGACTTCCTCGAAGGGCGAGGCGCGGCGACCGTGGCCTTGTACCAGATCGTGCGCAAGGACTTTGCCGTGCGCGATTCGAGCAACCCCAACCTGACCGTTCAGGCCGGGCAGCAGACCTCCCGCGGGGTCGAGTTGTCCGGGCGGCTGCAGGTCACGCCAAAGCTGCTGGCCGAGGGCAACTACGCCTATGTCGACGCGCAGTACGATGAATTCAACGAAGCGGTCAACGGCGTGTCGGTATCGCGCAAGGGCAATGCCCCGGTCAACGTGCCGGCCAATGTCGCCAACCTGTGGCTGACCTACAGCTTCACCTCGGCCTGGGCGGCGGGGGTGGATGCGCGCTATGTAGGTTCGGTGTACGCCGACAACGCCAACACCCTCAAGGCGCCTGCCTATACCTTGTTCGGCACCTTTGCCCGCTATCGGCTGGATGAACACACCACGATCACCGGGCGGGTGCGCAACCTGACCGACGAGGTGTATGCCAAGCAGGCCTATGGGCTGCAGTACTACATGGGGGCACCGCGCACGTTCGAGGTGGCGGTGGACATGCGCTTCTGA
- a CDS encoding DUF2946 domain-containing protein — translation MKITRHTRTLTAWTLYASVLFSLLLCGLHHGQMGGLRLAGLEGGFCSINSEHGVAIDLDGAGGDQHMAQLDCPVCSSFGLAVPLASSSWSFSPAHATATSPIVVRSWAQPPPRYQRPALTPRAPPVVLPAAITHFA, via the coding sequence ATGAAAATCACCCGGCACACTCGCACGCTGACTGCCTGGACGCTCTATGCCAGCGTCCTGTTCAGCCTGTTGCTGTGTGGCCTGCACCATGGCCAGATGGGCGGACTGCGCCTGGCCGGCCTGGAAGGTGGCTTCTGCTCGATCAACAGCGAGCACGGCGTGGCCATCGACCTCGACGGCGCCGGTGGCGACCAGCACATGGCCCAGCTCGACTGCCCGGTGTGCTCCTCGTTCGGCCTGGCCGTGCCGCTGGCCAGCAGCAGCTGGTCGTTCAGCCCTGCACACGCCACTGCCACCTCGCCCATCGTCGTGCGCAGCTGGGCGCAACCGCCGCCCCGTTACCAACGCCCTGCTCTCACCCCCCGCGCTCCCCCTGTCGTCCTCCCCGCAGCCATCACTCATTTCGCCTGA
- a CDS encoding ParA family protein yields the protein MRRVVFNQKGGVGKSSIACNLAAASAAEGYRTLLVDLDPQANATYYLTGLTDDAIPAGIADFFRQTLSPVTAAGKKHRVAITETRYDNLHLVTASPDLSDLQSKLESKYKINKLRKLLAELGEDYERIYIDTPPALNFYTFSALVAAERLLIPFDCDSFSRQALLSVMAEVEELRQDHNPALQVEGVVVNQFAGRTALHQTLVEQLRDEGMPVLPVYLSSSIKMRESHQVSVPLVHMAPRHKLAQEFVELLDVLERAA from the coding sequence ATGCGTCGTGTGGTTTTCAATCAGAAAGGTGGCGTGGGCAAATCGAGTATCGCCTGCAACCTAGCCGCGGCCAGTGCCGCCGAAGGCTATCGCACATTGCTGGTCGACCTCGACCCCCAGGCCAACGCCACCTACTACCTCACCGGGCTGACCGACGACGCCATCCCCGCCGGCATCGCCGACTTCTTCCGCCAGACCCTCTCGCCGGTCACCGCCGCTGGCAAGAAGCACCGCGTGGCGATCACCGAAACCCGCTACGACAACCTGCACCTGGTGACGGCCAGCCCCGACCTCAGCGACCTGCAGAGCAAGCTGGAGAGCAAGTACAAGATCAACAAGCTGCGCAAGCTGCTGGCGGAGCTGGGCGAAGACTACGAGCGGATCTACATCGATACCCCGCCGGCGCTGAACTTCTACACCTTCAGCGCCCTGGTGGCCGCCGAACGTCTGCTGATCCCGTTCGACTGCGACAGCTTCTCGCGCCAGGCGCTGCTCAGCGTCATGGCCGAAGTCGAGGAACTGCGCCAGGACCACAACCCGGCACTGCAGGTGGAAGGCGTGGTGGTCAACCAGTTCGCCGGGCGCACCGCGCTGCACCAGACCCTGGTCGAGCAGTTGCGCGACGAGGGCATGCCGGTGCTGCCGGTGTACCTCAGCAGCTCGATCAAAATGCGCGAATCGCACCAGGTTTCGGTGCCGCTGGTGCACATGGCGCCCCGCCACAAGCTGGCGCAGGAGTTCGTCGAGCTGCTGGACGTGCTCGAACGCGCCGCCTGA
- the uvsE gene encoding UV DNA damage repair endonuclease UvsE, translating to MPRLGFACMYRHPHRSLSVKELEAIERAFNPRTTTLRWLASATQEAARAKLLELVQHNLDAQLRLLAYVSELPPMLRMVRLSSDLLPLYSHPSVGPICRDSEFQALMAERFAAIGKLARAQDIRLSFHPGQYCVLGSDRPEVVENSLAEFEYHADMIRMMGFGQRFQDFKCNVHIAGRLGAAGVRQVWPRLSQVARHVITFENDEKTYGVDDCLALADLAPVVLDIHHCWIHEGDYIDPHDPRVARIIDSWRGVRPTMHYSQPPESLQALGFGADSKLTIPALLEKVNKRDLYQHSAQMWNDWTNRYALQFIDRFDIMFEAKDKNLATLDFYRRYVERT from the coding sequence ATGCCCCGTCTGGGCTTCGCCTGCATGTACCGCCACCCTCACCGCAGCCTGTCGGTGAAAGAGCTTGAGGCCATCGAACGCGCCTTCAACCCGCGCACCACCACGCTGCGCTGGCTGGCCAGTGCCACCCAGGAAGCAGCCCGAGCGAAGCTGCTGGAGCTGGTGCAGCACAACCTCGACGCCCAATTGCGCCTGCTGGCCTACGTCAGTGAACTGCCGCCGATGCTGCGCATGGTGCGCCTGAGCAGCGACCTGCTGCCGCTCTACAGCCACCCCAGCGTAGGGCCGATCTGTCGCGACAGCGAGTTCCAGGCCCTGATGGCCGAACGCTTTGCGGCCATTGGCAAATTGGCCCGCGCCCAGGATATCCGCTTGTCATTCCATCCCGGTCAGTACTGCGTGCTCGGCTCGGACCGCCCCGAGGTAGTGGAGAACAGCCTGGCCGAATTCGAATACCACGCCGACATGATCCGCATGATGGGCTTCGGTCAACGCTTTCAGGACTTCAAGTGCAATGTGCATATCGCCGGGCGCCTCGGCGCAGCCGGGGTACGCCAGGTGTGGCCAAGGTTGTCGCAGGTGGCGCGCCACGTGATCACCTTCGAGAACGATGAGAAGACCTACGGCGTCGACGACTGCCTTGCACTGGCCGACCTTGCGCCGGTGGTGCTGGACATTCACCACTGCTGGATCCACGAGGGCGACTACATCGATCCCCACGACCCGCGCGTGGCGCGGATCATCGACAGTTGGCGAGGTGTGCGGCCGACGATGCACTACTCGCAGCCGCCGGAGAGCTTGCAGGCACTGGGCTTCGGCGCTGACAGCAAGCTGACCATCCCGGCGTTGCTGGAGAAGGTAAACAAGCGAGACCTGTATCAGCACAGCGCGCAAATGTGGAACGACTGGACCAACCGCTACGCCCTGCAGTTCATCGATCGCTTCGACATCATGTTCGAGGCCAAGGACAAGAACCTGGCGACCCTGGATTTCTACCGGCGATATGTCGAGCGGACATGA
- a CDS encoding GNAT family N-acetyltransferase, with protein MTHWIIQPPTHERISEVVAFIDNARRGLFPMLAGSLLPKDLAHFAETYLDGQGHFLEARDQGRLIAGIGYLPYDHRFAQLDYHGKQVVEVVRLFVVPEYRRHGLAAELFAALREHARAAAVECLYLHTHPFLPGAIRFWERQGFALTDVEDDPLWRTTHMEHWLAR; from the coding sequence ATGACCCACTGGATCATCCAACCGCCCACTCACGAGCGCATCAGCGAAGTCGTGGCCTTCATCGACAACGCCCGTCGCGGGCTGTTCCCGATGCTGGCCGGGTCGCTATTGCCGAAGGACCTGGCCCATTTTGCCGAGACTTATCTGGACGGCCAGGGCCATTTTCTGGAAGCCCGCGATCAAGGCCGGTTGATCGCAGGCATCGGCTATCTGCCCTATGACCACCGCTTCGCCCAACTCGACTACCACGGCAAACAGGTGGTCGAGGTGGTGCGCCTGTTCGTGGTGCCCGAGTACCGCCGTCATGGCCTGGCTGCGGAGTTGTTCGCCGCCTTGCGCGAGCACGCCCGTGCCGCTGCGGTCGAATGCCTGTACCTGCATACTCACCCGTTTTTGCCTGGTGCGATCCGCTTCTGGGAGCGGCAGGGCTTTGCGTTGACTGACGTGGAAGACGACCCGCTGTGGCGCACGACGCACATGGAGCACTGGCTCGCCAGGTAG
- a CDS encoding OprD family porin, whose amino-acid sequence MKHLLLTLSLAGLAPYALADSAQSQSNGFIEDSNWNILNRSVYDQRDYKHGGRNSSARNAYKPRNERNGLAEEWAYGLMGTFQSGFTQGLIGVGVDAHAYQGVQLDSGGGRAGKARLLGVDNDGHPKNEYSRGGAALKLRVSNTVLSWGEQRVKTPVFSSSDSRLLPETATGFFLTSSEIDTLKLVAGHFNESTDRNASSHDQGFVVNYSDGRQGNSFDLAGLVWNPGAAFSGSLYTSRYEDTWNQHYLGSTLTHALDDRRSLSLDLNLYRTTDTGKALSGRIDNTTWSLVSRYSQGPHSASLGWQQVDGNTPFDYVTRGAIYIANAVQMSDFNAPNEKSWQARYDLDMGGYGIPGLNLTALYVRGFDIDGTHVDPNGGYAYLGYGKGGKHWERDLEARYVVQSGKAKGTTFSLRHNVHRGNTAQAELDGDQIRLAVEWPLSGGF is encoded by the coding sequence ATGAAGCACCTGCTGCTCACCCTGTCGCTGGCAGGCCTGGCCCCGTACGCCCTGGCGGACTCGGCGCAGTCGCAAAGCAACGGTTTTATCGAAGACAGCAATTGGAACATCCTCAACCGCAGCGTCTACGACCAGCGTGACTACAAGCACGGTGGGCGCAACAGCAGCGCACGCAACGCTTACAAGCCACGCAACGAACGCAACGGCCTGGCCGAGGAATGGGCTTACGGCCTGATGGGCACGTTCCAGTCCGGTTTCACCCAGGGACTGATTGGCGTCGGCGTCGATGCCCACGCCTATCAGGGCGTGCAGCTCGACAGCGGCGGCGGCCGTGCGGGCAAGGCGCGCCTGCTGGGCGTGGACAACGATGGCCATCCAAAGAATGAATACAGCCGCGGCGGTGCGGCGCTGAAGCTGCGGGTATCCAATACCGTGCTGTCCTGGGGCGAACAGCGGGTGAAGACGCCGGTGTTCAGCTCCTCGGACAGCCGCCTGCTGCCCGAAACGGCCACGGGTTTCTTCCTGACCAGCAGCGAGATCGACACCCTCAAGCTGGTCGCCGGCCACTTCAACGAAAGCACCGATCGCAACGCATCCAGCCACGACCAGGGCTTCGTGGTGAACTACTCAGACGGCCGCCAGGGCAACAGCTTCGACCTTGCCGGCCTGGTGTGGAACCCCGGCGCCGCCTTCAGCGGCAGCCTGTACACCTCGCGCTACGAAGACACCTGGAACCAGCACTACCTCGGCAGCACCCTCACCCACGCCCTGGATGACCGCCGCAGCCTGAGCCTGGACCTCAACCTGTACCGCACCACCGACACCGGCAAGGCGCTGTCCGGGCGCATCGACAACACCACCTGGAGCCTGGTCTCGCGATACAGCCAGGGCCCGCACAGCGCCAGCCTCGGCTGGCAGCAGGTGGATGGCAACACGCCGTTCGACTACGTCACCCGCGGGGCGATCTACATCGCCAACGCCGTGCAGATGTCCGACTTCAACGCACCGAACGAAAAATCATGGCAGGCGCGCTATGACCTGGACATGGGCGGTTATGGCATTCCGGGGCTGAACCTGACTGCCCTGTATGTGCGCGGCTTCGATATCGACGGCACCCACGTCGACCCCAACGGCGGCTATGCCTACCTGGGTTATGGCAAGGGTGGCAAGCATTGGGAGCGGGACCTCGAGGCGCGCTACGTGGTGCAGAGTGGCAAGGCCAAGGGCACCACGTTCTCGCTGCGGCACAACGTGCACCGGGGCAACACGGCGCAGGCGGAGCTTGATGGCGACCAGATCCGCCTGGCGGTGGAATGGCCGTTGTCAGGCGGTTTCTGA